One window from the genome of Campylobacter concisus encodes:
- a CDS encoding DUF4272 domain-containing protein: protein MPKTAQQRKDESIKILKKEGVAMLESLPLRYDNSEVTPRSVDEIIARAVCSFTAIMCACTIRDNGHLSEDEIAWAKDFLGDFYGDLSVKEKEVVEGRADINLAVNMGWKYESLWILLWALGIAEDIGEMDKICDCEFVMNVFREGGLKNRSKSRSLDEILSKLDLVYRYHWACVDARINGKKVAGLDEEVVMERRAGLEWLCCKGQENDDLRAEFNAWDYPDLNT from the coding sequence ATGCCAAAAACAGCACAACAAAGAAAAGATGAGAGCATAAAAATTTTAAAAAAAGAGGGTGTGGCTATGCTTGAGAGTCTGCCACTAAGGTATGACAATAGTGAAGTTACGCCAAGAAGCGTTGATGAGATCATTGCTCGTGCGGTTTGCTCATTTACGGCCATCATGTGTGCTTGCACTATCCGCGACAATGGCCACTTAAGTGAAGATGAGATAGCCTGGGCTAAAGACTTTTTGGGCGATTTTTATGGCGATCTAAGTGTAAAAGAAAAAGAGGTCGTAGAGGGAAGGGCTGATATAAATTTGGCCGTAAATATGGGCTGGAAGTATGAGTCGCTTTGGATCTTGCTTTGGGCGCTTGGCATAGCTGAGGATATCGGTGAGATGGATAAAATTTGCGACTGCGAGTTTGTGATGAATGTTTTTAGAGAGGGTGGACTCAAAAACCGCTCAAAATCGCGCAGTTTGGATGAAATTTTAAGCAAACTTGACCTAGTTTATCGTTATCACTGGGCGTGTGTGGACGCAAGGATAAATGGCAAAAAGGTTGCTGGACTTGACGAAGAGGTCGTTATGGAAAGACGTGCAGGGCTTGAGTGGTTATGTTGCAAAGGGCAAGAAAATGACGACTTAAGAGCTGAATTTAACGCTTGGGACTACCCTGATCTAAATACGTAA
- a CDS encoding MATE family efflux transporter: MLINLISSIVVFVVSMGINFFLTPFILKSLGNEAFGFVGLSNAIVSYAAVVSVAINSVSGRFVAHAWHKKDLSLANTYYSSVLVVNIFFCAVIVVLSSIFILNLQSFLNVPENLLFDVRMTLVFYFINFCVGLFNGVLTVCAFVTNKLYLLSIRNAISSAILAALIVALFFFFKPFISYIAISALVASLFVFFSTIFMSARITPELKFSLSKFDFSKIKELLSSGIWNSFNALNRILLTGMDLFICNIFVNANATGLLSVAKAAPIILESFVAQLSGIFAPKFVELYSKNLITDLIKEAKFSMKVIAFVMSAPAAFFVVFGLDFYTLWLPFKSADEVKFIYNVSMITLVPIVFISFVFSLFNLDGATNKLRRPAIANTILGVSTIIAQIALLKFSDYGVYGIVIVAAIFYSIRILGFDLINTALNLEVKLTTFYGVYFKNLAVFALCVLAMFACKDFVSLDNWLKFAIFAVIYAGAAYILGYFLFFNAFERGIVWRKILKKFKRS; encoded by the coding sequence ATGCTGATCAATCTAATAAGCTCGATCGTTGTTTTTGTCGTATCAATGGGCATAAATTTCTTTCTTACGCCATTTATCTTAAAAAGCCTTGGCAACGAGGCTTTTGGCTTTGTGGGACTTAGCAACGCCATCGTTAGCTACGCAGCAGTCGTAAGTGTAGCCATAAACTCGGTCAGTGGGCGCTTTGTCGCTCATGCGTGGCACAAAAAAGATCTAAGCCTTGCAAACACCTACTACTCATCAGTCCTTGTTGTAAATATCTTCTTTTGCGCCGTTATCGTGGTACTTAGCTCCATTTTCATACTAAATTTGCAAAGCTTTTTAAATGTCCCTGAAAATTTACTCTTTGACGTGAGAATGACCCTTGTCTTTTACTTTATAAATTTCTGCGTTGGGCTATTTAACGGCGTTTTGACGGTTTGTGCTTTTGTGACAAATAAGCTCTATCTACTCTCCATCAGAAACGCTATCTCAAGCGCGATCCTAGCAGCTCTCATCGTGGCGCTCTTTTTCTTTTTTAAGCCATTTATCTCATACATCGCCATTTCAGCGCTAGTTGCAAGCCTTTTTGTCTTTTTTAGCACCATTTTTATGTCAGCTCGCATCACGCCGGAGCTAAAATTTAGCCTTAGTAAATTTGACTTTTCCAAGATCAAAGAGCTTTTAAGTTCTGGCATTTGGAACAGCTTTAATGCGCTAAATCGCATACTTTTAACAGGTATGGACCTATTTATCTGCAACATTTTCGTAAATGCAAATGCCACTGGTCTTCTTTCTGTCGCCAAGGCCGCCCCTATCATACTTGAGAGCTTTGTAGCGCAGCTTAGCGGTATCTTTGCGCCAAAATTTGTCGAGCTTTACTCTAAAAATTTGATCACGGACCTCATAAAAGAGGCTAAATTTTCAATGAAAGTGATCGCCTTTGTGATGAGCGCTCCGGCTGCATTTTTCGTCGTTTTTGGGCTTGATTTTTACACGCTTTGGCTACCTTTTAAAAGCGCAGATGAGGTCAAATTTATTTACAATGTCTCGATGATCACGCTAGTGCCGATTGTGTTTATAAGCTTTGTTTTTTCGCTTTTTAACCTTGATGGCGCGACAAACAAGCTTCGCCGACCAGCCATTGCCAACACTATCCTTGGCGTTAGCACGATCATAGCGCAGATCGCGCTACTTAAATTTAGTGACTACGGCGTTTATGGCATCGTCATCGTCGCAGCCATTTTTTATAGCATAAGAATTCTTGGCTTTGACCTCATAAATACTGCTTTAAATTTAGAGGTAAAGCTTACCACCTTTTATGGGGTTTATTTTAAAAATTTAGCCGTTTTTGCGCTTTGTGTGCTTGCGATGTTTGCCTGCAAAGACTTTGTGAGCTTAGATAACTGGCTAAAATTTGCTATCTTTGCTGTGATATACGCCGGTGCAGCTTATATTTTGGGATATTTTTTGTTTTTTAATGCTTTTGAGCGAGGCATAGTCTGGCGTAAAATTTTAAAAAAATTTAAAAGGTCTTAA
- a CDS encoding nucleotide sugar dehydrogenase — MKIAVVGLGYVGLPLAAAFSEKYEVVGFDVNAKRIEELKSGYDRTLELSNEQMKKAIDNGMKFSLNLDDIRSCNFFIVTVPTPIDKNKRPDLTPVVKATESVAKVLKKGDIVVYESTVYPGVTEEICVPLLEKSGLKFNKDFFCGYSPERINPGDKEHTVTKIKKITSGSTPEIADKVDEIYRSIITAGTHKASSIKVAEAAKVIENTQRDINIAFINELAMLFEKLHINTIDVLEAAGTKWNFLNFRPGLVGGHCIGVDPYYLTHKAQEVGYHPEMILAGRRINDDMGRYAADQVIKLMIRKGVLINKARVLVLGMTFKENCPDIRNSRVIDVVDELKDFGCKVDVTDPWADSTEVKHEYGFDLVKEYNLDDYDCIVIAVAHNEFKKLNLKGHLVYDIKNIYPEADARL; from the coding sequence ATGAAAATAGCAGTAGTAGGACTAGGATATGTTGGACTTCCACTTGCAGCAGCTTTTAGCGAAAAGTACGAAGTAGTAGGTTTTGATGTAAATGCAAAACGTATAGAAGAGCTTAAAAGTGGCTATGATAGAACGCTTGAGCTTAGCAATGAGCAGATGAAAAAAGCGATCGATAATGGCATGAAATTTAGCTTAAATTTAGATGATATTAGAAGTTGCAACTTCTTCATCGTGACCGTCCCGACTCCGATAGATAAGAACAAACGCCCTGATCTAACTCCAGTCGTAAAAGCGACTGAGAGTGTGGCAAAAGTGCTTAAAAAAGGCGACATCGTTGTTTATGAGAGCACCGTTTATCCAGGCGTTACAGAAGAAATTTGCGTGCCACTTCTTGAAAAAAGTGGGCTTAAATTTAACAAAGATTTCTTCTGCGGCTACTCTCCAGAGCGTATAAATCCAGGTGACAAAGAGCACACTGTAACTAAGATCAAAAAGATTACAAGTGGTTCAACCCCAGAGATCGCTGACAAAGTCGATGAAATTTATCGCTCGATCATCACAGCTGGCACTCACAAAGCTTCAAGTATCAAAGTAGCCGAGGCTGCAAAGGTCATCGAAAACACACAGCGCGACATCAACATCGCCTTTATAAACGAGCTTGCGATGCTGTTTGAAAAGCTTCACATCAACACTATTGATGTGCTTGAGGCTGCAGGTACTAAGTGGAATTTCTTAAATTTCCGCCCAGGTCTAGTTGGTGGTCACTGCATCGGCGTAGATCCATATTATCTAACTCACAAAGCTCAAGAGGTAGGCTATCATCCTGAAATGATCCTAGCAGGCCGCCGCATCAATGATGATATGGGTAGATACGCAGCTGATCAAGTGATAAAACTAATGATAAGAAAAGGCGTGCTTATCAACAAAGCCCGCGTGCTTGTTCTTGGTATGACATTTAAAGAAAACTGCCCAGATATAAGAAATTCTCGCGTTATAGACGTGGTTGATGAGTTAAAAGACTTTGGCTGCAAGGTCGATGTGACCGATCCTTGGGCTGATAGCACTGAGGTAAAACACGAGTACGGCTTTGATCTAGTAAAAGAGTATAACCTAGATGACTACGACTGCATCGTGATTGCCGTAGCTCACAATGAGTTTAAAAAGCTAAATTTAAAAGGTCATTTAGTTTATGATATAAAAAATATCTACCCAGAGGCTGACGCTAGACTGTAA
- a CDS encoding ecotin family protein, which yields MRKILLFIAACTLPFALLAGENAPKTEENIFELPISKMPPDYFKYEVAFFKDIEIDCNFAFLLGGKLEEKEDARGIYYEFSGGDELAQTMMLCKDGKKKRRVYYEFTKILPGISPIRIITPKGVSAEIRMYERVKKIEAKKERKSK from the coding sequence ATGAGAAAAATTTTACTTTTTATCGCAGCTTGCACGCTTCCTTTTGCACTTTTGGCGGGCGAAAACGCACCAAAAACCGAGGAAAATATTTTTGAGCTACCTATTTCAAAGATGCCGCCTGATTATTTTAAATACGAAGTCGCTTTTTTTAAAGATATAGAAATCGACTGCAACTTCGCCTTTTTGCTCGGCGGAAAGCTTGAAGAAAAAGAGGACGCGCGCGGGATTTATTACGAATTTAGCGGCGGGGATGAGCTAGCGCAAACGATGATGCTCTGCAAGGACGGAAAGAAAAAGAGGCGGGTTTATTACGAATTCACTAAAATTTTACCAGGCATTAGCCCTATTAGAATCATAACTCCAAAAGGTGTAAGTGCGGAAATAAGAATGTATGAACGCGTAAAAAAGATAGAAGCAAAAAAAGAAAGGAAAAGTAAATGA
- a CDS encoding UDP-glucose dehydrogenase family protein has protein sequence MKVAVIGTGYVGLVSGACFAKMGNSVICVDVDSKKIEALKNGVVPIYEPGLADIVSECYKNGSLKFSTQITEALEHADVLFIAVGTPMGADGQADLKYVLSVAKSIGENLSKPLIVVDKSTVPVGTGAKVHEVIEAELKKRNVEVKFEVVSNPEFLKEGAAVEDFLKPDRVVIGASSEWGFSVMRELYEPFMKNHDRLICMDVKSAEMTKYAANSMLATKISFINEIANICERVGADVNLVRKGIGSDSRIGYSFIYPGCGYGGSCFPKDVEALIYTARQNGFEPELLNAVESRNKAQKRVLFEKIYNFFGGDLKGKTIALWGLAFKPNTDDMREASSLTLIKLLDEAGAKVVAYDPKSSEEAKKYMPNLDVKYAKNKYDALNNADAMVLVTEWSEFRSPDFMEIKERLKNAVIFDGRNQYNAKILAEHGFKYFQIGVKA, from the coding sequence ATGAAAGTAGCTGTGATTGGAACCGGATACGTTGGACTAGTAAGTGGTGCATGCTTTGCTAAGATGGGCAACAGCGTGATCTGCGTCGATGTTGATAGCAAAAAGATCGAAGCGCTAAAAAACGGCGTCGTGCCTATATATGAGCCAGGGCTTGCTGATATCGTGAGCGAGTGCTACAAAAATGGCTCGCTTAAATTTAGCACGCAGATAACTGAGGCGCTAGAGCATGCAGATGTGCTATTTATCGCAGTTGGCACGCCTATGGGCGCTGATGGACAGGCGGATTTAAAATATGTCCTCTCAGTTGCGAAATCGATCGGAGAAAATTTAAGCAAACCGCTAATCGTAGTTGATAAATCAACCGTTCCAGTGGGCACTGGAGCTAAGGTGCATGAGGTTATCGAGGCTGAGCTTAAAAAGCGAAATGTAGAGGTTAAATTTGAAGTCGTCTCAAACCCAGAGTTTTTAAAAGAGGGCGCGGCGGTTGAGGACTTTTTAAAGCCAGATCGCGTAGTTATCGGAGCTAGCAGTGAGTGGGGCTTTAGCGTGATGAGAGAGCTTTATGAGCCATTTATGAAAAATCACGACAGGCTCATTTGTATGGATGTAAAGTCAGCCGAGATGACAAAATACGCTGCAAATTCGATGCTGGCAACCAAAATAAGCTTCATAAACGAGATAGCAAATATCTGTGAACGTGTGGGTGCTGATGTAAATTTAGTAAGAAAAGGTATCGGCAGCGACTCAAGGATCGGATATAGCTTCATCTATCCCGGCTGCGGATACGGCGGTAGCTGCTTTCCAAAAGACGTCGAGGCGCTTATATACACCGCTAGACAAAACGGATTTGAGCCAGAGCTTTTAAACGCGGTCGAGTCAAGAAATAAGGCTCAAAAAAGAGTGCTATTTGAGAAAATTTATAACTTTTTTGGCGGCGATCTAAAGGGCAAGACGATTGCGCTTTGGGGGCTTGCATTTAAGCCAAATACCGATGATATGAGAGAGGCTAGCTCGCTAACTTTGATAAAACTTTTAGACGAAGCTGGCGCGAAAGTGGTGGCGTATGATCCAAAATCAAGCGAAGAAGCTAAAAAATATATGCCAAATTTAGATGTAAAATACGCTAAAAATAAATATGACGCGCTTAATAACGCCGATGCTATGGTGCTTGTGACCGAGTGGAGCGAGTTTAGATCGCCTGATTTTATGGAGATCAAAGAGAGGCTAAAAAATGCTGTCATATTTGACGGACGCAACCAATACAACGCTAAAATTTTAGCCGAGCATGGATTTAAGTATTTCCAAATCGGAGTAAAGGCATGA
- a CDS encoding DNA-3-methyladenine glycosylase I, with protein sequence MRRCEWAKGELDITYHDNEWGKVVKDDRKFFEMIVLEGFQAGLSWHGVLQKREAMREAFDGFDPEKIKLYGEAEIAKFMQNERLIRNRLKLKSLAINALAFLSVTKEFGSFYDYLWGYLLRKFDPKFDGKQIINHYQDIKQVPATTPMSDFVAKELKKRGFKFLGSVSTYAFLQSVGVVDDHMDYCFCKAKA encoded by the coding sequence ATGAGGCGATGTGAATGGGCAAAAGGCGAGCTTGATATAACTTACCACGATAACGAGTGGGGTAAAGTAGTAAAAGATGATAGAAAATTTTTCGAAATGATAGTTCTGGAGGGCTTTCAGGCGGGACTTTCGTGGCATGGAGTGCTTCAAAAAAGAGAAGCCATGAGAGAGGCGTTTGATGGCTTTGATCCAGAGAAGATCAAGCTTTACGGCGAGGCTGAGATAGCGAAATTTATGCAAAATGAGAGGCTGATCCGTAATAGATTAAAACTAAAATCACTCGCTATAAATGCCCTTGCATTTTTATCCGTAACCAAAGAATTTGGCAGCTTTTATGACTATTTGTGGGGATATTTGTTAAGAAAATTTGACCCAAAATTTGACGGCAAACAGATCATAAATCACTATCAAGATATCAAACAAGTGCCAGCCACTACGCCGATGTCTGATTTTGTGGCAAAGGAGCTAAAAAAGCGAGGGTTTAAATTTTTAGGCTCTGTTAGCACCTATGCATTTTTGCAAAGTGTGGGCGTTGTAGACGATCATATGGATTATTGCTTTTGCAAGGCAAAAGCTTGA
- a CDS encoding STT3 domain-containing protein, with product MHKVSINLKILLIFLAAYLFGFAARMLWVLWAKDMPEFYFNGEFMLTTNDAYYYAEGARDMLTGFHQQNDFSPFNHPISTMVFYICKIFPFKIESVMFYMSIFLAPLITLPVILISNEFKALNVGVVAAFMSVILPGYLSRTSLGYLDSDMLNVTFALFIIFFLIKLIDTRDRKFIILPALFVAIYLWWYQSSYALILSIIFIFLLYTLVFMRGRLENYQAVFFMFISIVSLNIFTKDPLIANKILIFNTAIIASFYVIFCKYKNLLSARNLAIFLTLMLAIFIYFGGFDFIISKMGIYVFKGAEAISDKYYFINGYNLISEIKGSSLLYFIYFMSGNILILMAAIVGYLLLCFKFRPFLLTLPILGLGLLSFFGGVRFVMYITPLVALGFGYFLHFFLNLFDLRNSVKNLSFLVFAIAAIAINLDFAYSYRPNTLITNDEAVALSDIKKVAKRDDYVLSWWDYGYAIRYFADVMTLNDPGRQGYEHNYFVSLTLRKGQAFSARLARVAVTYNDISLEQNTRLIEEILKDYNTSDVNTFLSQLESENFSPPVAKKAVYYYLVPNMIDIAPNIFRYSYIDVTTGKRQKEDFYHVSALNGIGEAGIDLGDGYTLPVNEQKFIIHNGEKIAVKSFYKVKGSGKDLRIDEKIIDENAKIYVVFLEDYARILLLDENAFNSSFVQLFIFERADERYFEPFIISSGVKIYRLKV from the coding sequence GTGCATAAAGTAAGCATAAATTTAAAAATTTTACTTATATTTCTAGCTGCTTATCTGTTTGGATTTGCAGCTAGGATGCTCTGGGTCTTGTGGGCAAAGGATATGCCAGAGTTTTATTTTAATGGCGAGTTTATGCTTACGACAAATGACGCCTACTATTACGCAGAAGGTGCTAGAGATATGCTGACCGGCTTTCATCAGCAAAATGACTTTAGTCCATTTAATCACCCAATCTCAACTATGGTTTTTTATATTTGCAAAATTTTTCCTTTTAAGATCGAAAGCGTGATGTTTTACATGAGCATCTTTTTAGCTCCTCTTATCACACTTCCAGTTATTTTAATATCAAATGAGTTTAAGGCTCTAAACGTAGGAGTTGTGGCAGCGTTTATGAGCGTGATCTTACCAGGGTATCTTTCAAGGACATCACTTGGCTATCTTGATAGCGATATGCTAAATGTTACATTTGCACTTTTTATCATCTTTTTTTTAATTAAATTAATAGATACAAGAGATCGTAAATTTATCATTCTTCCAGCTCTTTTTGTAGCAATCTATCTTTGGTGGTATCAAAGCTCATATGCACTTATTTTAAGCATTATATTTATTTTTTTGCTTTACACTCTTGTTTTTATGCGAGGTAGATTGGAAAATTATCAAGCAGTATTTTTTATGTTTATAAGCATTGTAAGCTTAAATATTTTTACAAAAGATCCGCTAATAGCAAATAAAATTTTAATTTTTAATACAGCCATCATAGCTTCATTTTACGTCATTTTTTGCAAATATAAAAATTTACTCTCAGCTAGAAATTTAGCTATTTTTCTTACTTTAATGCTAGCTATTTTTATCTATTTTGGTGGGTTTGACTTTATCATTTCAAAGATGGGCATTTATGTTTTTAAGGGTGCTGAAGCCATTAGTGATAAATATTATTTTATAAACGGATATAACCTTATTAGTGAAATAAAAGGTTCTAGCCTTTTGTATTTTATCTATTTTATGTCTGGCAATATCCTTATATTGATGGCAGCCATTGTTGGATACTTGCTACTATGCTTTAAATTTCGCCCATTTTTGCTTACATTGCCAATACTTGGACTTGGACTCCTTTCTTTCTTTGGCGGAGTTAGATTTGTTATGTATATAACACCACTTGTTGCACTTGGTTTTGGGTATTTCTTACATTTTTTTTTAAATTTATTTGACCTTAGAAATTCTGTCAAAAATTTATCATTTTTGGTTTTTGCAATAGCCGCCATTGCTATAAATTTAGATTTTGCTTATTCGTATAGACCAAATACCTTAATCACTAACGATGAGGCAGTTGCGCTTAGTGATATTAAAAAGGTAGCAAAGCGCGATGATTACGTACTTTCATGGTGGGATTATGGATACGCGATAAGGTATTTTGCAGATGTTATGACTTTGAATGATCCTGGTAGGCAAGGCTATGAACACAACTACTTTGTTAGCCTCACTTTGAGAAAAGGCCAGGCATTTTCAGCTAGACTCGCAAGAGTGGCAGTTACGTATAACGACATCTCGCTTGAGCAAAATACTAGGCTGATAGAAGAAATTTTAAAAGACTACAACACAAGCGACGTAAATACTTTTTTAAGTCAGCTTGAAAGTGAAAATTTTTCTCCACCAGTGGCAAAGAAGGCGGTTTATTACTATCTTGTGCCTAATATGATTGACATCGCGCCAAATATCTTTAGATATAGCTATATCGACGTCACAACTGGTAAAAGGCAAAAAGAGGATTTTTATCATGTTAGTGCATTAAATGGCATTGGTGAAGCTGGTATTGACCTTGGAGACGGCTATACTTTGCCTGTAAATGAGCAAAAATTTATCATACATAACGGTGAAAAAATAGCTGTAAAATCATTTTATAAAGTAAAAGGATCTGGAAAAGATTTACGAATAGATGAAAAAATCATAGATGAAAACGCTAAAATTTATGTGGTTTTTTTGGAAGATTATGCGCGGATATTGTTGCTTGATGAAAATGCTTTTAACTCATCTTTTGTGCAGCTTTTTATATTTGAGCGAGCTGATGAGCGATACTTTGAGCCATTTATCATTTCAAGTGGCGTAAAAATTTACAGGTTAAAAGTCTAA
- the galE gene encoding UDP-glucose 4-epimerase GalE, with product MKILVTGGAGYIGSHVVKALLKQGNDEITIIDNLCKGSQKALEALQKIGNFKFINANLEDDLSEIFANGKFDAIIHFAAFIEVFESMSEPLKYYLNNTANVARVLRYAKTYNVNKFIFSSTAAVYGEPEVAEVSETTPTTPINPYGRSKLMSEQIIKDYAISNGNFKFAILRYFNVAGADEEGLIGQNYPNATHLIKVAVQTILGKRDSMGIFGDDYATKDGTCVRDYIHVSDLADAHVSALEYIGQNGSETFNVGYGRGFSVKEVIETAKKVSGVNFKVLNAPRRDGDPAILISNASKLRLLTSWKPKRDDLALIIKTALEWEKKI from the coding sequence TTGAAAATTTTAGTAACAGGTGGTGCTGGATACATCGGCAGCCACGTAGTAAAAGCACTTTTAAAGCAAGGCAATGATGAGATAACCATCATCGATAATCTCTGCAAAGGCTCACAAAAAGCACTTGAGGCGCTCCAAAAAATCGGAAATTTTAAATTTATAAATGCAAATTTAGAAGATGATCTAAGTGAAATTTTCGCAAATGGTAAATTTGATGCTATCATCCATTTTGCGGCGTTTATCGAGGTTTTTGAGAGTATGAGCGAACCACTAAAATACTATCTAAACAACACCGCAAACGTTGCGAGGGTGCTAAGATACGCAAAGACTTACAATGTAAATAAATTTATATTTAGCTCAACAGCCGCAGTTTACGGCGAGCCAGAAGTGGCAGAAGTTAGTGAAACAACGCCTACAACCCCTATAAATCCATACGGCAGAAGCAAACTCATGAGCGAGCAGATCATCAAAGACTACGCCATTTCAAATGGAAATTTTAAATTTGCAATACTTCGCTACTTTAATGTCGCAGGCGCGGATGAGGAGGGGTTAATCGGTCAAAACTATCCAAATGCTACGCACCTTATCAAAGTAGCTGTGCAAACTATACTTGGCAAGCGCGATAGCATGGGTATCTTTGGCGATGACTACGCTACAAAAGACGGCACATGCGTAAGAGACTATATCCATGTTAGTGACCTAGCAGATGCACACGTAAGCGCACTTGAATACATCGGCCAAAATGGCAGCGAAACTTTTAACGTGGGATATGGTAGAGGATTTAGCGTAAAAGAGGTCATCGAGACCGCAAAAAAAGTAAGCGGAGTAAATTTTAAAGTGCTAAATGCGCCAAGAAGGGACGGCGACCCAGCTATCCTAATCTCAAACGCAAGCAAACTACGCTTGCTAACAAGCTGGAAGCCAAAAAGAGATGATCTGGCTCTCATCATAAAAACCGCCCTTGAGTGGGAAAAGAAAATTTAA
- a CDS encoding DNA ligase — translation MRIFFAVLLLLNFAFSLDLLRLSEYKEQNVSGWLASEKLDGVRAYWDGENLLSRQGKRLNAPLSFTKNFPKFALDGELYAKELKFEEIQATVMDKLPDEKAWGRLKFHVFDVPEASGGLLDRLEVLAKFLKNKPNDNLIIIKQIKMRDNAQFLKFTESIIAKGGEGAVVREPNAPYERKRSKNALKFKKFKDAECEVTAINKGSGKYAKFAGSLTCKALGGKQGEEKAGEPKSGTIFKIGSGLSDEKRRNPPKTGSIITYKFQNLTSNGKPRFPIFLRVRED, via the coding sequence ATTAGAATATTTTTTGCGGTTTTACTCCTTTTAAATTTTGCATTTTCTCTTGACTTGCTGAGACTTAGCGAGTATAAAGAGCAAAACGTCTCAGGCTGGCTAGCTAGCGAAAAGCTTGATGGCGTGCGTGCCTACTGGGACGGAGAGAATTTACTCTCAAGGCAGGGTAAAAGGCTGAATGCGCCGCTAAGTTTTACTAAAAATTTCCCAAAATTTGCACTCGATGGCGAGCTTTACGCAAAAGAGCTTAAATTTGAAGAAATTCAAGCAACAGTGATGGATAAGTTGCCCGATGAAAAAGCGTGGGGCAGGCTTAAATTTCACGTTTTTGACGTGCCAGAGGCAAGTGGTGGCTTACTTGATAGGCTTGAAGTTTTGGCTAAATTTCTAAAAAATAAGCCAAATGACAATTTAATCATCATAAAACAGATAAAAATGCGTGATAACGCTCAATTTTTGAAATTTACTGAAAGTATCATCGCAAAAGGCGGCGAGGGAGCAGTGGTGCGTGAGCCAAATGCACCGTACGAGCGAAAAAGAAGCAAAAATGCACTTAAATTTAAGAAATTTAAAGATGCCGAGTGTGAAGTGACCGCTATAAATAAAGGTAGTGGCAAATACGCAAAATTTGCTGGCTCGCTTACCTGCAAAGCGCTTGGTGGCAAGCAAGGTGAAGAAAAAGCTGGCGAGCCAAAATCTGGCACTATCTTTAAAATAGGCTCAGGACTAAGCGATGAAAAGCGCCGAAATCCCCCAAAAACAGGCTCTATCATCACATATAAATTTCAAAATTTAACCTCTAATGGCAAGCCAAGATTTCCAATATTTTTGAGGGTTAGAGAGGATTAA
- a CDS encoding NAD-dependent epimerase: MKILVTGTAGFIGFHLANTLVARGDEVVGYDVINDYYDVNLKLARLKTAGFDVSEIDYGKLIISKTHPNLKFIKADLADEKTMKELFAKEKFDVVVNLAAQAGVRYSLINPKAYIDSNITGFVNILECCRHNEIKNLVYASSSSVYGLNENMPFSTHEAVNHPISLYAATKKSNEMMAHTYSHLFNVPTTGLRFFTVYGPWGRPDMALFLFVDAALKDKTIDVFNYGKMKRDFTYVDDIVKGIIKCIDNPAKPNPAWDAKHPDPATSKAPFKVYNIGNNSPVELMDYIKAVEIKIGREIKKNFLPLQAGDVPATFADVSDLVADFDYKPNTKVNDGVAKFVEWYCEFYGVKI, from the coding sequence ATGAAAATTTTAGTAACTGGAACAGCTGGATTCATAGGATTTCATCTTGCGAATACCCTTGTGGCACGTGGCGATGAGGTCGTTGGGTATGACGTGATAAATGACTATTACGACGTAAATTTAAAGCTTGCACGCCTAAAAACGGCTGGCTTTGACGTGAGCGAGATAGACTATGGCAAGCTTATCATCTCAAAAACACATCCAAATTTAAAATTTATAAAAGCTGATCTTGCCGACGAAAAGACGATGAAAGAGCTTTTTGCCAAAGAAAAATTTGACGTAGTGGTAAATTTAGCCGCACAAGCTGGCGTTCGCTACTCGCTCATAAATCCAAAAGCTTACATCGACAGCAACATCACAGGCTTTGTGAATATCCTCGAATGCTGCCGCCACAATGAGATCAAAAATTTAGTCTATGCAAGCTCTAGCTCGGTTTATGGCCTAAATGAGAACATGCCATTTTCTACGCACGAGGCGGTAAATCACCCTATAAGCCTCTACGCAGCGACTAAAAAGAGCAACGAGATGATGGCGCACACTTATAGCCACCTATTTAACGTGCCAACGACTGGACTTCGCTTTTTTACAGTTTATGGACCATGGGGACGCCCTGATATGGCGCTATTTTTGTTTGTCGACGCTGCGCTTAAAGATAAAACTATCGACGTCTTTAACTACGGCAAGATGAAGCGTGACTTTACCTACGTGGATGACATAGTAAAGGGCATCATTAAGTGCATCGACAACCCTGCTAAGCCAAATCCGGCTTGGGATGCGAAACACCCAGATCCTGCTACTTCAAAAGCGCCGTTTAAGGTCTATAATATCGGCAACAACAGCCCAGTCGAGCTCATGGACTACATCAAGGCAGTTGAGATAAAGATCGGTCGTGAGATCAAGAAAAATTTCCTCCCACTTCAAGCAGGCGACGTACCAGCGACATTTGCTGATGTGAGCGACTTGGTGGCTGACTTTGACTACAAGCCAAATACAAAAGTAAACGACGGCGTGGCCAAATTTGTCGAGTGGTATTGCGAGTTTTACGGAGTTAAAATTTAA